In Ovis canadensis isolate MfBH-ARS-UI-01 breed Bighorn chromosome 3, ARS-UI_OviCan_v2, whole genome shotgun sequence, one DNA window encodes the following:
- the CEBPZOS gene encoding protein CEBPZOS yields MSRSKGPLAKKIFKGVLVAELMGVFGAYFLFNKMNTSQDFRHTMSKKFPFILEVYYKSIEHSGMYGIRQQDQEKWLSNKN; encoded by the exons ATGTCCCGTTCTAAGGGTCCACTGGCAAAGAAGATCTTTAAAGGAGTGCTAGTAGCTGAACTTATGGGCGTTTTTGGAGcatattttttgtttaataagATGAACACAAGCCAAG attTCAGGCATACAATGAGCAAAAAATTCCCCTTCATCTTAGaag tttattacaaatcCATTGAACACTCTGGAATGTATGGAATCAGACAGCAAGATCAAGAAAAATGGCTGAGCAATAAAAATTAG